CAGCATGGGTGGTGGCAGTACAGCAGTAAGTTAAAAAAAAACTGAATCTAGCAATGAACGATCAGTTAAGCGAGCGGTAGAGAGGAGGAGAAGTTGAGCGGCGTACGGGAGGATTGCGGCGGAGACGGAGTAGGCCTCGCAGGCGGCGGGCAGCAAGGGCCTAGCGGCGTCGCGGTCgtcgggcggcggggaggagaCGTGGATCTCCACATCCCTCTCGCCCTGCACCAGAAATTCGAACCGGCCGAGCCGATGAAATCGATCAGCCGACGAAAGGTACTGGTGGAAAGCCAACGACGTGCCAGGGGCAGGCGGGGGAGCAGCTACAAAGGGAAATTGGCGGGCGAGGAAGAAGAACAGTAGTAGTTCTAACCTTGGACGCCATTAATGTCCTGTCCTGCTCTGCTCCGTGCTAGGAGTAGTAGCGCGCCGTGCTGAAGTAAGACCCGCGGAGGAAGATGGTTGGTACCTAACCACAATCGCGTAGCACGAGGAAGGCGAGGCTGTGTTACGTACCCGAGGATTTAACCATAACCAGGTGGGAGGCCCTGGAGGAGtcacgtcgtcgtcgtcgtccacgCCTGCTCTTTCTCCACGCTTCCacgactctctccctccctctctctctcaatttTATTAGAGTACTCTAATTTTATCTCCACAGTTTTTTTCACCTCTCAATTTGTTTCTTGCAAAGAAGTCGTCGCCTTCACTAACAATAATGCACGCGACCGGCTGCATGTGCTTGTTGAAGTTATTCTTTTTTTGCAGAGAGAAGGATAGGCATTGCAATCAAAAAGAGCATCTTAGCCATATTCACACACAAACAATGATACCAAACCCTCCTCCGAGATTTGTTTGCTCCGGCCCCACACACTCCTCTTCCGATTTCTCCATTGTTGtcccctcccctctcctctccGGCTAGCCGGCAACAATGAGGTGGGTGAGGGGCCCATCCCTGTATATTCGTATGTAGGCCAAAGGTTAACGAAACATGCCCGACTACTGCCTCAGATAGCTAGCGAGGACCAGCGTCATCTTTTCATTTCAACCTACTACTTGCGGCCTTTTGGCATGTGTCGATTCTCGCCTAGTTGTGTGCTCCTTCTCTCCACCTTGCTTTAAGTGTGCACTCCTTCTCTCCGCCTTGTTTCAAGCGCGTCACAGAGTCAATAAGGTGGCAAGTATGGCTCCATCAGTAGCGCGTGATTTGGGCCCTCGGCTCCCCTCATGTCGTGGTAGTGTTGGCGATGAGATGAGAGCCTTCTCTTTCTCTATAGTCGCTAAAGCGAAGAACCCGGTGATTCCACCAATTCAGAGGTATCTGATGATCGATTTAACCTCTGATCAAAAATATAGACCTCGGTTCTATTTCATCTCTTCAACAAGTTTAGTAATAAGCATAACGGCCCTATTGTTTCGATGGAGAGAAGAACCTATAATTAGCTTTTCGAATCCGGTGGTCACATGGTCTTTTAGGAGGGAGGGTAGTGGGTTCTAAGAACACATCAGAGAAAGAGGACCAAACCTGCTTGAGTCCTCTTCTATATCTTGAGTACTTTCCACTCCAATGGATCTAGTTTTTAGAATAGCTTTGGTCCGGCCATGTAAAGCACTCATAGAGGTCCGGTTTCACGATAGTAATCTACCACACCCATGCTAAAATTCAGTAGAGTCCCCACTCGCCAACCACGACGTCTTGGTTGAGAGGCTCCACCTACCCATCTTCCGCCACTTCTAGTGTTGATGTACTAAGAAGTTGGTTGCGGATCAAGCGTGTTCTGCATCTAAGAGGAATATTCTCTTAAGATGAACCAATGAATTCCAACCAAACTAGAAAAGATGCATTTTTATTGGCGTACTGCAGGGTGCAGTTGGGACACTGATaggtgggcccatatgtcagtggccCAACTTCACCCGGGTCTTCATTGCCCATCTTCTTTTCCAAACCTgttttagggtgtgtttggtttagAAATACAGTGGGATGGAATGGATTGGTCTTGGACTCATGTCCCATCCCTACTAAATTGTTCGGGCCAAAACTGGAGCCCTTGTCCAGCTCAACCGTCAGGCTTTGAGTCTAGGCTGTCAGGCCAGGGCAGCCCATGCCCAGGTTTCCTGTTCCATGTGGTTGAGTGTCTTCCCCGTGTGTACATGTAGCTTCTTGACATGAATGGTGATGGTGGCCTTTTCTCAAGAGAAAATGATAAGAAAAGAACACGGGCATGTTGCAACACCACGGAATTTACCAAACAATATTATCTCCTTTCAGCATCTCAACATCCACGCACCATTGACATCAGTAGAAAAAAGAAACTTTTCAATGCAAACACCGACGACCGAATCGCCAGTTTCTCAATTGCCACATCCACAGAGATTAAAATTGTTCAGTGGCAGGTATTCAGTATCAGATAGAGTACATTATTCAGGTCCAGTCCATGAAACCAAGGTGACTGGCGGTTTTAGATCCGCGACACCAAACCAAATGCGAAACATAGAAGAGGATTATCAggtaccattcatacagatcaggtgGCCTCTTCTTTCTTTGGTTCCCAAGGCTGGTACCTTGTCCAGTCCCTTTGCCCTGGGTTCAGAGCATGCCCCTTGGAGTGGTAGATCAAGTCGTCACCCTGTCCGGTGTAGTTCTGTCTGTGCTCCCTAATGAACTTTTTAGTCTTCTCCTCCAGCAGCTGTCCCCTCCAAAAGAAAGTCATATTTATGAGCTACTTGGTTTCGAATTACCAATAGTAAAACTAGTGCACTGAATCTACTTGCACACATCAAAGGGCATTTCGGCTAACAATAGCTTAAAAAGTGATAATGTTTCTCAGCAGCCTATTGCACCGTTCAAATAATAATCAAACTTAAAAAAAATGAGGGAAAATAAGAAAACTTTCATAGTCCCATTGATTCCATGGCCTTATAGACACGCCTAAGTGCTCatttattttatactccctccgttcggaaataagtGACACTTTTTTACTTCAAATATGAACTAAAACAGTGTTACTTATTTCTAAACGGAGGTAGTACAACTTAGGTAATACATGTTGTTCAGGAAATCCTGCCTAAACGGATAAAGCATCTCAGAAATTTTATATGCGCAGGAAAATAGCACAAGGAAAGAGACAGCTTGCCTTATCTCCAGTGCTGTCTGTAATGTGGTGCAGCCATCCATGCCATTCAGCAGGCACTTGGGATGCATTGTAGCGACCCTTGTCCGCATACTCTACCCACCTATGCCTTCCTGAAGATTGAACAATGTTTAGTTTCTACTACATCATCAGGGGGAaacactgaagcacaagaagtatgCTCACACATAGAAATACAAATCGTCAAGCTTGGAATGTTCGTTAGCAAAGTTCCAATCTCAGGCGTTAGAGAAAAGAAGAGACGAGAGACAAAATCTTAGACAACAGGAGATGATGAGTATAGAGTCCGATACTGTTCTTTCTAAAGTGGCAATGTCTATAAGTTTGATGGTCAACATTCTAATGTGGGCATGCAATAGAATTCGACAATAAAAAATTGCAGTAGCTCAACTAAGGGGCGATGCACTAACCATACTGAGTGTCATGTAGTTTCTCATAGTACTTGTTTCCAAAAGTGTCAACTCCTACAAGGGTTGCACCAATGTTGTGAATTTTGGTTTGCCTGAAAAGAAGAGAAGTCTGCACACTGACACACAACCACACATCCCTTCGAACAAAACTGGAGAGATGGGAGGGAGGACTTACAATAGGTTTCCGTCCCCAAGGCATTTTCTGTAAATAAAACCATGTTACAACATTAGATTAGAAGCATAAACAAAGAAAGACATGTAGAATTTAGCTCTCTTTTTTCCTCCTACTATGGAATTCTATGAGGCCCATATCATTTTAGAAATTTAAAAACAGTCCAGAGAATACCAACAAGAATAGGTTAGTGTACATGGTGATACTCCACCAAAAAGCAACACAACTATTGCATTTAGAAAACTGAAAAGAGTGAAAGTGATTCCTTTTAAGAAGTGGGGACACCAACTTGAAGGCTTGAAGCTGCAGGCCGTAACCAGTTCATCACAATAAAAATGTGCTCTCTGATGGAACGATATATACACCTATCAAGTAATAACTGGAAGCAGCAGCAAAGTTGTGCACATGCTTTCACAAAGAAGATACCTTAATGTGAGAATTCACAACTATTAGATCTAATTGTAATGTGTACCTAGGTTTAAAAGTACTATATTCTGGGATGCTAGAGTCCTGCTACTAATCGAAAAGCATTATGTGGAAGGTGAAAGCACATGAAATTTTTTAAAAGCCAATGAGTACAGTGGCTGACCGATGGTATGAATTTTGCACTGCCCCGCACTTTCTCATTGTGTTGTGTTGTACTATTACCTTATTATTTTCTTGAAGGTATGCTGTGTTGTGATTTATTATTGAGGAAAATGATAACATCCGCAGATGCATTTGTGTACCGGATGATTTTGTCTTAAACTGCATAGACCAAGAGGAAGGAACAttcatttgtgttttttgttttcagGCCTTGCAATCCCAGCAGAATAATTTCGAAGGCATGTAAGCTTACTATGTAATTTGAGGCAGCAGGTTTATTTTTAAGGGATATTTGAGGCAGTAGGTGAATATGTGATGTTGCCTACTCATTTGGGTTCATTAATTTGGATGCGGACGAAACTAGCGATCCCAATAATAAGTGAACTGACACGCGAGGCGTTCGAAATTGAAGAAACCCTAGATGATAATCGCATGGGATCTTGACCGAACAGCCACAGGAGAAGGAGCATGGACGAATCTCAGATCCGGGAGGGGGCGAGGGGGTGGGGGAAGGGGGGTAGACTTACAGGTATCCCTCTTCGCGGGCGTggcggaggaagttggtgaggcccttCTCCCTGATGCCCTGCCACACGCTCCGGACCACCGCGGCCATGGATGATGCCTTCGCCTCCTCCGCCGCTCTCCCTTCGTTCTCTCTCAATGGCCGATCCGCGATGcgatgcctctctctctctctagaatgAAAGGTAGGAGGAGATAGGCGAAGCGGACCAAGACGGTCTGGGCCGGCCCACTCTCTTCTCACTCACTTTGTCATCCATGACAAAAATAGTGAGCAAGCATTTTGCAACTGGGCCGAGCCATA
The sequence above is a segment of the Triticum dicoccoides isolate Atlit2015 ecotype Zavitan chromosome 1A, WEW_v2.0, whole genome shotgun sequence genome. Coding sequences within it:
- the LOC119273697 gene encoding probable NADH dehydrogenase [ubiquinone] 1 alpha subcomplex subunit 12, with the translated sequence MAAVVRSVWQGIREKGLTNFLRHAREEGYLKCLGDGNLLQTKIHNIGATLVGVDTFGNKYYEKLHDTQYGRHRWVEYADKGRYNASQVPAEWHGWLHHITDSTGDKLLEEKTKKFIREHRQNYTGQGDDLIYHSKGHALNPGQRDWTRYQPWEPKKEEAT